DNA from Brassica napus cultivar Da-Ae chromosome C4, Da-Ae, whole genome shotgun sequence:
tatataaacacacacacatatatatatatatatatatatatattgattgaaTGTACATTTTTAAATGTATGagtttatataattgtttttaacatatgatttattaaatcaaaaaagaaaagaaaatttttatGATCTCTATAACTTTTTCTTAAGTTTGTCTTTCTTAAAACTAACCTTTTAAATTTACAAACATATAGTTTCAgtgcttcttttattttttattttatatatcatgtaaaaatattttgaaaaacaaatttatttcatttttttagattatttatagTAAGTAAAACTGATGGATATATCCGTtagtattcgtaaatatccgcAAATATCTACATATTTTTTAGATATCTTCCTTTTCGGATATCCGTTATGAAGATGTTATTACATGGCATATTTCCGACTAAAAGAttctaaaatcatcacataattatataacacttttTTAAGCCTTCAACACACACCGGAATAGTACTATGTTGACACAAATTTAAACGTGCACCCAATCAAGTCTCTTCCCTTCAGCCTCTAATGGACACGTATCTtatactaattttaaaaatatttctgtCACATTTGTTCTATATATTTAACGTCATGTCTTGAGATCAAAACCTTTACCAACGAAACAACGCCCGAATCAAGAAAAGCTTTTGATAATGACATCCTCAGGCACCGGCGCTTCCTTCCTCCTCCTTCTTGCGCTGGTGATGGTTGTGGCCACTTCTGATTATTACGTGCCACCACCAACCACGCACACTCCTTCACAACCTTACGTCCCGCCCGCCACCTTCACATCTCCGGTTAAGACTCCATACTTGCCAAAACCAAACACTGAAATCGCCATCGAAGGTCTCATCTTCTGTAAATCTGGCAACGAAACCTACCCTCTCCAAGGTGCAGTTTATCATATCATTTCccatttaaaaacatataagcttttttttttttgggggggggggggagaagcTGAGTAATTACTAATTTGTTAATCGTTTTTTTATCCAATGCAACTTAAAATTCACATTAATTTAGAACTGAAAACTGGaggtctattttaaaaaaaaaaatcgtgatattttgttttatctgAAGTTTAGCAAAAATATTCCATATCACCGTCCAAGCTCGCTTTTGGCTTACTCTTGCATACGTAGATTGAGTCTGAAACTCTAAATCAAACAGGTGATGTCATGTACTTGACAGGGGCCAAGGTTAATGTTGTGTGTCCTATTGTGGACTCAAACGGAAGGCTAGTGGCTAAGGCTACACTCTCGAGCTACCCAACGGACTTGAAAGGATACTTCTACTTCATCACATACGGACTCTCCCACAAGGTGAAGAGCATCAACGGCTGCAAAGTGAAGCTTGAGAGCTCTCCGGTCTCCACGTGTAAGACTCCAACAAATGTCAACAAAGGTGTCACCGGAGCTACACTCTCTTCTGACAGCTCCAAGTTCATTAGCCGCGACAATTTGGACCTATACACCCTTGAACCTTTCTATTTCTCTAGCCCAGTGTCTCCCAAACCGGTTTACTAAGAATTATAATCGATCATTAGACCGCggttttaaatatgtttttgtatataatatattgttcGCTCTTACTGTAATCTATTCTCGTTCTTTGATTCCTGGCCATGTTTGCCATTTTGAATAACAATACATAATTCAAATTAAACCTTAGTTTCCTAGCAAGAATAAGATGCAAACCAGAAGACAACAAGATTTTACTTTGATACTCGCTAtatcacatttatatatatactcaatactgaaaaattaattatatatattcatcAATATATTTTGGGTGATCATCTCTCATCTAATGCCCGTCAGGCTAAAAAAGGTTATTGAAATTTAAAGCGCTTAACTATGAAAATATTAGACACTCACGCGGTTAACTAATTTGTAACTATTTCCAAAATTTACGGCTATTCATCAGTAAATTTTTGAAAGTATGAATGTAGAACGAAATTTGCATCCTTCAAGAGTTTAGTGCTTCTTTTCTTTGAGAATCAAAAAAGGGATTTACAATCAGAGTTGATGAATAGCCAGAGAATCTCCTTCACATAATCAAAAAAGTAATCAACGTAGTATGTGATTTGGCGGGTCACATAATCAACCTGTGTACCACCTTTGGTCGTGGCTATGCAGTTGACAAAGCTGGCCTTTATAACATAGCAACATCAATAATATTTTCTGCTTTTACTCAAACCTTCAATAGTAAAGTAAAGATCAGCCAATCAAAATTACAACCTACTGAAACTGCCCCTTGCTTAAGTTCACACAAGTTCGTTTATACTCCAATCTCACACAAAGCTCATATATCAAACAAAGCTCGAAGACACATACGGTATTTACTAGAGTATATGTGGGTGAGCAGGAACATTCATAGAACTTCATTTTCTCGGGTATCAATCAATACATATTAAGAGAAGGATTTCAGTTTGATTTTTTGGCTGGAGTAAGTGAAGCCATTCTCCATAAGTATCATCTCCTAGAAATAAGCTTAAGAAGATGAAGCTCTTCAACGCTGACCCTTTCTGTGTTCTCCCTTGAAGAATTCAGGACAAAtctattctctggttactaaatattattggttaaacaatttttaataaaaataaaattattttaaatgtattaaaatatcttatattttgaaacaacattttttttaaaaaaaaacatcttacatTATGAAAtggataaaatatttattaatcacAGATATCAGAGTTGAAATCTAACTAATTTCCAAAAAACGATACTGATAAGATAACTACTCCgactttaaatttttagtgAGACCTAAAACATAGTTGTAAGTAGTCATACATATGCTACCTTTGATGTGCAAAATCCAACATATTCGACATTTCGAAATGTGATAAACATTTTACccagaaagaaaagaaattattatgATGATAAACATATATAGATGCAGCTTGCACATTTTACgcttattgtaatattttttggtttataaaaacCCGATAATGAGTTTATCGTATACCCAATTATTACACTTAGGAGAAGTGCTTTTtatacttgtatttttttttttcgccaGTAAGTAGTGATCATTATTACTCCATTTCTCAAGTAACCGGCAAATACGGCGGAAACGGATATTTATTGTCAAATACACAACTCGAAACTTACCttgaatatgaaatatgaaGAAGGCACATGCTCTATCCGCTTAATTCGAACAACTACTACTGCTAGTGGGGTTTGCTTAAGTAAAAACcacaatataataaatgaaaattagctggttaaaaatacaaatgagcTTATACTTCATTACAAAAGTCgtttatattttcttacttATGCAAACAGTTGAACTCCATTAATGGCATTTTTTATTGGCATTGCATGGACTTCTTCACGCGTTGTATGAGAATAACGTCGCCGATTTAAGACTTTCTTTAAAAAAAGGTTGGGTGGGAACCAAACTTGACAACTGAGACatgatttagttttattataagTCACCGTCAGTTTCCTACCAAATCTAGTTCCCTTTCATTTCGttttacatttataatttaaCCAAACGAGAAAATTATATTTCTCACCATTTTAATTGATAAACTCTTTAaaattttcacacattttaaattttaatgtttagttataaatacatcatttaaaataatgtcTCATCACTCTTGACCAATAATAATTGTATACATTGTTACTCCCTCggatatttattagatgatattttatatattctatataaaaacatcattaagtATTTACCTAACCATAAATCAACcgataaaaatagattttattatataaatggtCAAACAATATACAAGGTTAAtacattttacattaaaattttaaaacgtcATCCAATTTggaaccaaaaaaaatctttaaaaatcaaGTGTTAAAAACAGAGGGggaattatttatgaaatttataatatatcatcattaacaaataaaaaagtttacaaattcaaaatctatttttgtgaggGAAAAACTAACaaattcatttatttaaatagAGAAAATATTAGTTTCACAGATATTAAATACGATTTAGTGGTTGATGATTATTAACGGATATATTCACTTATCAAAACATACAAGTGGAATTCAAATTAATAACCgaaattaaatgtaatttgTCGTTTATTGATCAAGttcaaattaaaaatgttaatacaTATGTCAAtcatgattttcaaaaataaaaattataaacattcaACGCCATGAAACTAAGATGATAAAAATTACTTTACCAGCAATAGTTATACTAAATACAATTAAACTCGACTCcgaaaactaaataaaagatataaatataGTTGTTGTGATAGTTTGTCTCTTACTACtgtgtttgttatttttatatatctgatTACAAAGTTAGAAAATAACTATTTACACTGTTAAAATTcatcaatataaaaatacaaataaattattttatagatgtaAACATAATCTTTACCAGTTGAAAACAAATTGCGTTATAAAACACATATGCATAGACAACACTGGAAGAGATACCCTCTACTAATGTTATgtgatacaaattaaaaattcaaGATATTAATCTAAAAATCAAAGTTAGTGGACATTATTTTCATTGTTtgccatcaaataaaataaaactccTAAATCCTACATGGCTACATCCAAATAATGATATATAATGTATaacatgttaataaattttaattaatattttgaaacgaATTTACGGCCACATACAAGTGTAGTCAATGAACTAAGTAAGATATCAATATCGGTGGcgaaaatagaaatatatcaATATCTAATACATTCTGTTCAAACTGATTTGATTTCATGTGTCATTATGTATTTATGTATACAAAGATATCCAAATTCGTATCTCTTGGCTGTCGTCTAATTAAGTCTTAACCCAAGAACAAAAGCTCTATACCCAGCCAATTAAATGCAACAAGATTAGTTAGTTAAGCCtttcgtcaaaaaaaaagatagttaGTTGATCAAATAATTGATTTTGGTacaactatatataaaaaataaataaacaatccCATTCGTTGgcaacaaaacatatatatatatatatatatatatatatatatatattcgtttGACAAAGTTATATATAGATCCCAAAACGTGTTGTCAAATATCATTCCATtcgaattattattatttatcttatttattctcACATGCATGGAAACTTCCCAGCATAAGGTGAAGTCTTTTAAGCGAATTCTATTTTGCAATGGTCTGAAGTCTATCAAAGTTTATAATGTGAAGCTCTTGACTTTTTGTTGATGGGTAATGTGCTGTTTTACCAACAAGTTATATATAATCGAAAATTTTCTTTAAAGGCGTAACGTTGGTTGACAATTATAAATTGTGAAAACCTCCCTGAATATACAAATTCAAATTGTGAATCAAAAGTTGGTCAATAATTGACTTTTCAAGTAATAGAAAGATCTATTAATCTCCAACTTGAACACCATGCAATTTATAATTGTCAAGGATGGAGTGTAATTAcgccttagtttttttttgggggggggggggggggggggggttggggggggggggggggggggtttaaaTCACGCCTAAGTCAGGGTTATTATTTGTAGTCTTTAATGAGAGAcggatatatatatgtttgaactTTGTGACACCGTCACAATTATAGatgtacacatatatacattaatatattattgatTTTGAACTTGTATATATTCCAAATTGAACGTTCTTGAAACCCCTATATATAATCCAGCACACTTGACACAAATTCTCAAACCGAACGAACACACAATTAAGCtctaaacaaaaaccaaaagatGTCTCAAATTCTCATGTTCTTCGCCCTTAGCTTCTTCTCTTTATTGTCATCTCCTTCTCTCGCCGCTGAATTTCAGGCCACCGGAAATGCGACGTCGCCGTCAGATGTATGTCGCTTCGCGCCGGATCCATCTTACTGTAGATCGGTTCTCCCAAACCAGCCGGGAGATATTTACACCTACGGTCGTTCCTCTCTAAGACAGTCCATCTCACGTGCCAGGCGTTTCATGTCACTGATCGACGATCAACTAAACCGGAAAGGCAAAGTGGCTGCTAAATCAACCGTTCGGGCACTCGAAGACTGCAAATTCCTGGCCAGCCAGACCATGGACTTCCTCCTTAGTAGCTCACAGACTGTCGATGCCACCAAAACTCTGTCGGTTTCTAGGGCTGAGGATGTTCAAACTTTTCTAAGTGCTACAATCACCAACGAACAGACTTGTCTTGAAGGTCTTACATCCACGGCTTCTGAAAATGGTCTCTCCGGTGATCTTTTCAACGATACAAAACTCTATGGGGTCTCTCTTGCCCTCTTCTCCAAAGGTATATTACAAATAGGaatacctaaaattaaaaatttaagcaTGCACGTACGTATTTTCCATTTATCTTAACATACTTAATTAGTACGTTTACCAATAACGCTGCATGAAATCTGCATCTTATCCGCATTTCATTTCTACAATTCTTGCTTTCGTGAATAATgctttttcattaattaaagaGAAAATGATGAGAAAACCAACTCACGAGATTTGATAGTTGAAACACTGGTTGAAATAACTGTTAATTTACACACATACCCGGCTCTTTTCGTTTCACATGCTTATGGGTAtagtgttttatttaaaaaatgattacTCCATTGATCTATCAAAAGAATATTCTACAGTTACTACGCATTCTTAGATATTATTTGACTTTTGTAGGCTGGGTGCCAATAAGGAAAAGGTCGAGGCCTGTTTGGAACCGACAAGCCAGCTTCAAAAAGTTTTTCGGTGGTTTCCGTAACGGTAGATTACCCATAAAGATGTCGGAAAGGGCTCGTGCTGTTTATAACACCGTGACTAGGTCTGGGAGAAAGCTTCTTCAAACTGAAGAAGGCGCTGTTAAGGTGAGCGATATGGTGACGGTGATACAGAACGGGACGGGAAACTTCACGACCATAAACGAAGCCGTAGCAGCGGCTCCTAATAAAACTGACGGTAGTAACGGTTATTTCTTGATCTATGTAACGGCGGGATTGTACGAGGAATACGTGGAGATTCCGAAGTACAAGAGGTATGTGATGATGATCGGTGACGGCATTAACCAAACTGTTATCACCGGAAACCGGAGCGTCGTTGATGGATGGACAACTTTCAACTCAGCCACATTTAGTAAGTACCTCATCATTTCTCATATATAATCTcataaaacataaagcaaaCCCAATCTCTATTTTGAAAGTactcatttttattctttaaaacaTATGAGTTATACGTGCAAAATGCCGAACATAATATACGGTTTAGATTGGATGAATATATTAGCATCCGAGTTTTTGTCACCACAAAGTAAAcgattatttgaaaatatgatCAAGGCATGTGcacaaaacatgtcttcttcgtGCAAGTGCGTTGTActattcttttaaaacataactaTTCTAAGACAcctttagaaaaagaaaagaaaaactattcCGAGACAATAATTTAACCAGGAAAAACttcttttttaagaaaaaaaaactattgctAGTCCACTTAGCTTTAATTTAGACTTTTCCCATGCAATCGAAGGCGACTTGCTCGCTTGGTCCACCTTAAAGTCTTGACTCCACGTCAATTCGTCGTGTTCTCGACTAACCTTTTTTGGCGCCGACCAACCTAATATGAAACTATAATATTTCTCACATTTTTCATTATTTGCTAAGTCTTTTAACTAATAGagtaatactaatatttttggAAACTTGTAGGTTTGTTTTACCAAAATAATCAACTAACTCTAAATTTTGTTCATAAATCGCAGTTCTATCAGGTACCAACTTTATTGGCGTAAACATAACAATCCGCAACACGGCAGGACCAACCAAGAATCAAGCCGTCGCATTGAGGAGCGGTGGAGACTTCTCTGTCTTCTATAGTTGTAGTTTTGAAGCCTATCAAGATACCTTATATACGCATTCTCTCAGACAGTTCTATCGTGAATGCGATGTTTATGGTACGGTTGACTTTATATTCGGTAATGCTGCGGTGGTGTTACAAAACTGTAATTTATATCCACGTCAGCCCCGTAAAGGTCAGGCGAACGAGGTTACAGCTCAAGGTCGCACCGACCCGAACCAGAACACTGGAACTGTGTTACATGGGTGTACGATAAGACCCGCGGATGATTTGGCTTCCAGCAACTATAC
Protein-coding regions in this window:
- the LOC106380298 gene encoding proline-rich protein 3 isoform X1, which translates into the protein MTSSGTGASFLLLLALVMVVATSDYYVPPPTTHTPSQPYVPPATFTSPVKTPYLPKPNTEIAIEGLIFCKSGNETYPLQGDVMYLTGAKVNVVCPIVDSNGRLVAKATLSSYPTDLKGYFYFITYGLSHKVKSINGCKVKLESSPVSTCKTPTNVNKGVTGATLSSDSSKFISRDNLDLYTLEPFYFSSPVSPKPVY
- the LOC106394341 gene encoding probable pectinesterase/pectinesterase inhibitor 20, with the translated sequence MSQILMFFALSFFSLLSSPSLAAEFQATGNATSPSDVCRFAPDPSYCRSVLPNQPGDIYTYGRSSLRQSISRARRFMSLIDDQLNRKGKVAAKSTVRALEDCKFLASQTMDFLLSSSQTVDATKTLSVSRAEDVQTFLSATITNEQTCLEGLTSTASENGLSGDLFNDTKLYGVSLALFSKGWVPIRKRSRPVWNRQASFKKFFGGFRNGRLPIKMSERARAVYNTVTRSGRKLLQTEEGAVKVSDMVTVIQNGTGNFTTINEAVAAAPNKTDGSNGYFLIYVTAGLYEEYVEIPKYKRYVMMIGDGINQTVITGNRSVVDGWTTFNSATFILSGTNFIGVNITIRNTAGPTKNQAVALRSGGDFSVFYSCSFEAYQDTLYTHSLRQFYRECDVYGTVDFIFGNAAVVLQNCNLYPRQPRKGQANEVTAQGRTDPNQNTGTVLHGCTIRPADDLASSNYTVKTYLGRPWKEYSRTVVMQTYIDGFLDPTGWNAWSGDFALSTLYYAEYNNTGPGSNTTNRVTWPGYHDITNATDASNFTVTNFLVGEGWIGQTGVPFVGGLIA
- the LOC106380298 gene encoding proline-rich protein 3 isoform X2, giving the protein MTSSGTGASFLLLLALVMVVATSDYYVPPPTTHTPSQPYVPPATFTSPVKTPYLPKPNTEIAIEGLIFCKSGNETYPLQGAKVNVVCPIVDSNGRLVAKATLSSYPTDLKGYFYFITYGLSHKVKSINGCKVKLESSPVSTCKTPTNVNKGVTGATLSSDSSKFISRDNLDLYTLEPFYFSSPVSPKPVY